Proteins encoded by one window of Rouxiella chamberiensis:
- a CDS encoding phage portal protein — protein sequence MEENNYSIDLRTNRGWFARLQSWFVGGRLVTPNQGSQSGPVSASGHLGDSAVNDERVLQISTVWRCVSLISTLTACLPLDVFETDKDNNRSKVDMNNPLARLLRYSPNQYMTAQEFREAMTMQLCFYGNAYALVERNSVGDVISLLPLQSANMDVKMVGKNLVYRYQRDAEYADFTQREIFHLKGFGFTGLVGLSPIAFACKTAGVAVAMEDQQRDFFANGAKSPQILSTGDKVLAKEQRDQLQENFKEIAGGPVKKRLWILEAGFSNAPIGVTPQDAEMMASRKFQVSELARFFGVPPHLVGDVEKSTSWGTGIEQQNLGFLQYTLQPFISRWENSIQRWLLKPADVGRLHAEHNLDGLLRGDSTARAAYMKAMGDAGLRTINEMRRTDNMPPLAGGDVATRQSQNVPLTDLGKQDPAKSGV from the coding sequence ATGGAAGAAAATAATTACAGCATTGACCTTCGTACCAATCGCGGCTGGTTTGCACGCCTTCAGTCGTGGTTTGTCGGTGGACGTCTCGTTACCCCAAATCAAGGTTCGCAATCCGGTCCCGTATCGGCATCCGGGCATCTCGGGGATTCAGCCGTTAATGATGAACGGGTGTTGCAGATATCAACGGTTTGGCGCTGCGTCAGCCTTATTTCGACGCTCACTGCCTGCCTGCCTCTGGATGTTTTCGAAACTGACAAGGATAACAATCGCAGCAAGGTTGACATGAACAACCCGCTGGCGCGTCTGCTGCGCTACTCGCCCAATCAATACATGACTGCGCAGGAATTTCGTGAAGCCATGACGATGCAGCTCTGTTTCTACGGCAACGCCTACGCGCTGGTGGAAAGAAACAGCGTGGGTGACGTGATAAGCCTGCTCCCGCTTCAGTCAGCAAATATGGACGTGAAGATGGTCGGCAAAAATTTGGTCTATCGCTATCAACGCGATGCGGAATATGCCGATTTTACCCAAAGGGAAATTTTTCACCTCAAGGGGTTCGGGTTTACCGGCCTGGTCGGCCTGTCGCCGATAGCCTTTGCCTGCAAGACGGCCGGCGTTGCGGTGGCAATGGAAGATCAGCAGCGTGATTTCTTCGCCAACGGCGCAAAGTCGCCGCAGATACTTTCAACCGGTGACAAGGTTCTGGCCAAGGAACAACGCGACCAGTTGCAGGAAAATTTCAAGGAAATTGCCGGCGGGCCGGTGAAAAAGCGCCTGTGGATCCTCGAAGCGGGATTTAGCAATGCTCCTATCGGTGTCACGCCGCAGGATGCCGAGATGATGGCATCAAGAAAGTTTCAGGTCAGCGAGCTGGCGCGATTCTTCGGCGTTCCGCCGCATCTGGTGGGTGACGTGGAAAAGTCTACGAGCTGGGGAACGGGCATTGAGCAGCAAAACCTCGGGTTTCTTCAGTACACCCTTCAGCCGTTTATCTCGCGCTGGGAAAACAGCATCCAGCGCTGGCTTTTAAAGCCTGCCGACGTGGGCAGGCTACATGCCGAACACAATCTGGACGGGCTGCTGCGTGGCGATTCAACCGCGCGTGCGGCTTACATGAAGGCAATGGGTGACGCCGGCTTGCGAACCATCAATGAAATGCGGCGCACCGACAACATGCCGCCGCTTGCCGGAGGCGATGTAGCCACTCGACAGTCGCAAAACGTTCCGTTAACGGATTTAGGCAAACAGGACCCCGCTAAAAGCGGGGTTTAG
- a CDS encoding HK97 family phage prohead protease → MRSINKTLAFDQAEIKFSGDGTQGIFEGYASVFNNTDSDGDIILPGAFKKALTSQSRKVAMFYNHRTWEMPVGKWDSIEEDSKGLLVRGVLTPGHSQANDLKAAMKHGTVEGMSVGFSATKDDFTLSASGRIFKSVAALREISICTFPANELAGVSSLKSIDGVETIRDAEEWLRDSVGLSKSEAQGFIARIKSAVRSESGGDDPEISALLQSIKTFSPLQTGK, encoded by the coding sequence ATGCGCAGCATCAACAAGACACTCGCCTTTGACCAGGCAGAAATCAAGTTCTCCGGAGACGGCACGCAGGGGATTTTTGAAGGCTACGCGTCGGTATTCAACAACACCGATTCGGACGGCGACATCATCCTGCCTGGTGCATTTAAAAAAGCGCTGACCAGTCAGTCCCGCAAGGTCGCGATGTTCTACAACCACCGTACGTGGGAAATGCCGGTCGGCAAGTGGGATAGCATCGAGGAAGACAGCAAGGGATTGCTGGTTCGTGGCGTACTAACCCCAGGACATTCCCAGGCAAACGACCTCAAGGCGGCGATGAAACACGGCACGGTCGAAGGAATGTCGGTAGGTTTCAGTGCCACAAAGGATGACTTCACCCTGAGCGCTTCGGGGCGAATTTTCAAAAGCGTGGCGGCGCTGCGTGAAATCAGTATTTGTACCTTTCCGGCCAACGAGCTTGCGGGCGTCAGTTCCCTGAAAAGCATCGACGGCGTGGAAACCATTCGCGATGCGGAGGAGTGGCTGAGGGACTCAGTCGGCCTATCAAAATCGGAAGCACAGGGCTTTATTGCCCGTATCAAGTCCGCAGTTCGGAGCGAGTCCGGAGGCGACGACCCTGAAATATCTGCTCTTTTGCAGAGCATTAAAACCTTCTCACCACTCCAAACAGGAAAATAA
- a CDS encoding phage major capsid protein: MSELAEIQKAIADSQKNVTQLFEAQKHEIEATGKISKELQGDLARVQDEMKSSGARLFDLEQKLAAGAENPETKKSFAERASEGLVKSWNGSAGRFDAKTFNKSLGSDDASAGSLIQPMQVPGIVMPGLRRLTIRDLLAQGRISSNSLEYVREELFTNSAASVKEKALKPESDIKFSKQTANVKTVAHWIQASRQVMDDAPMLQSYVNNRLMYGLALKEEEQLLNGEGSGDDLEGLNFVATAYDETLNETGDSRADLIAHAIYQVTESEFSASGIILNPRDWHSIALLKDEQGRYLFGGPSAFTSNVMWGLPVVPTRAQAAGTFTVGGFDMASQVWDRMDASIEVSREDRDNFVKNMLTILCEERLALAHYRPKALIKGSFTAPAAA; the protein is encoded by the coding sequence ATGTCTGAATTAGCTGAAATTCAAAAGGCCATCGCCGACTCCCAGAAAAACGTGACTCAGTTGTTTGAAGCACAAAAGCATGAAATCGAAGCCACCGGTAAAATCTCCAAGGAATTGCAGGGCGATTTGGCAAGGGTTCAGGATGAAATGAAATCTTCCGGCGCACGCCTGTTCGATTTGGAGCAGAAACTGGCCGCCGGCGCAGAAAATCCGGAAACCAAAAAATCCTTTGCCGAGCGTGCTTCGGAAGGTCTGGTCAAATCATGGAACGGTAGCGCAGGCCGTTTTGACGCCAAAACCTTCAACAAGTCTCTGGGAAGCGACGACGCTTCCGCCGGCTCGCTTATCCAGCCAATGCAGGTGCCTGGTATTGTGATGCCTGGGCTGCGTCGTCTTACCATCCGTGACCTGCTGGCGCAGGGCCGTATTTCCAGCAACTCACTGGAATACGTTCGTGAAGAGCTGTTTACCAATAGCGCCGCATCGGTGAAGGAGAAGGCACTGAAGCCGGAATCCGACATCAAGTTCAGCAAGCAAACGGCGAACGTTAAAACGGTAGCACACTGGATCCAGGCATCCCGTCAGGTCATGGACGATGCACCGATGCTGCAATCCTATGTCAACAACCGCCTGATGTACGGCCTGGCGCTGAAAGAAGAGGAGCAGTTGCTGAACGGTGAAGGCAGCGGTGACGATCTGGAGGGCCTCAACTTTGTGGCCACCGCTTATGACGAAACGCTGAATGAAACCGGCGACAGCCGCGCCGACCTGATTGCCCACGCAATTTATCAGGTGACCGAATCCGAGTTCAGCGCCTCCGGCATCATCCTCAATCCACGTGACTGGCACAGTATCGCGCTGCTGAAAGATGAGCAGGGACGCTACCTGTTCGGCGGCCCTTCGGCATTTACCAGCAACGTTATGTGGGGCCTGCCGGTCGTGCCTACCCGTGCGCAGGCGGCAGGTACCTTTACCGTCGGCGGTTTCGATATGGCTTCGCAGGTTTGGGATCGCATGGATGCCAGCATCGAGGTGAGCCGTGAAGACCGCGACAACTTCGTTAAAAACATGCTGACCATCCTGTGTGAAGAACGCCTGGCGCTGGCGCACTATCGTCCGAAGGCGCTTATCAAGGGCAGCTTTACTGCACCGGCTGCCGCGTAA
- a CDS encoding head-tail connector protein codes for MAITVTDLVDIEELRQHIEFDGDDRDALIRRYAQGALELCLKWCDNPAWKVAGDIPAPVVNATLLVFADLFEHRTSQSEVQLYDNRAAQNLMWPYRCFRDSQPVEKGDG; via the coding sequence ATGGCGATTACCGTGACAGATTTGGTCGATATCGAAGAGCTTCGACAGCACATCGAATTCGACGGTGATGACCGCGATGCATTAATCAGACGCTACGCGCAGGGCGCATTGGAACTTTGCCTAAAGTGGTGTGACAACCCCGCGTGGAAGGTTGCAGGTGATATTCCTGCACCGGTTGTCAACGCCACGCTACTCGTCTTTGCAGACTTGTTTGAACATCGGACAAGTCAAAGTGAAGTGCAGCTTTATGATAACCGCGCAGCCCAAAACCTGATGTGGCCTTACCGCTGCTTTCGCGACAGTCAGCCAGTCGAAAAGGGAGACGGATAA
- a CDS encoding phage head closure protein — translation MEPGRFRHRVIIQTLKTIRSPSGQPVEEWVDSPPVSAEVKAISGAELMRSGAELAEAKYRVWMRYRDDIDATSRLLFRGQIFEITSPPMPNAKFSRLEILCGAGVKQ, via the coding sequence ATGGAGCCAGGGCGCTTTAGACATCGCGTCATTATTCAGACGCTGAAGACTATCCGTTCGCCTTCGGGCCAGCCGGTAGAGGAGTGGGTGGATTCGCCTCCCGTATCTGCCGAGGTCAAGGCTATTTCGGGGGCCGAACTTATGAGGTCGGGTGCCGAGCTTGCAGAGGCAAAATATCGTGTCTGGATGAGATACAGAGACGATATCGATGCCACGTCGCGATTGTTGTTTCGCGGACAAATCTTCGAGATAACATCGCCGCCGATGCCCAATGCCAAGTTCAGCCGACTGGAAATCCTTTGCGGCGCAGGAGTTAAACAATGA
- a CDS encoding HK97-gp10 family putative phage morphogenesis protein: MIGANLDFGDLLRLTEDLDTLSKSETKQVLNKAARAGAEVLRAAVENNAPVRTGKLKRNVVVLSRKSGPGEAVAGVHIRGTNPSGTNSDTTTKGSSQNNAFYWRFIELGTSKMPANPFVRPAYDTNQELAAQAGFDMLNAAIDEVLSK; encoded by the coding sequence ATGATTGGTGCAAATCTTGATTTTGGCGACCTGCTCAGGCTTACCGAGGATTTGGACACACTGAGCAAGTCGGAAACGAAGCAGGTACTGAATAAGGCCGCACGCGCCGGTGCCGAGGTGCTGAGAGCCGCGGTCGAAAACAATGCACCAGTACGCACGGGCAAGTTAAAAAGGAACGTTGTCGTCCTGAGCAGAAAATCGGGACCCGGCGAGGCGGTGGCCGGCGTGCATATTCGGGGCACCAATCCGTCAGGGACCAACAGCGATACGACCACCAAAGGGTCTAGCCAAAACAATGCCTTTTACTGGCGATTTATCGAATTGGGTACGTCGAAAATGCCTGCAAATCCCTTTGTCCGTCCGGCGTACGATACCAATCAGGAATTGGCGGCTCAGGCAGGTTTCGACATGCTGAATGCAGCCATTGATGAGGTATTGTCGAAATGA
- the gp17 gene encoding tail completion protein gp17: MTESQIYPLLATLCKGNVFPYVAPQKTLAPWIVFSLPTETGDDVLNGQSGYTSTSLQVDVYAKTIDEANEIHRQVALAINPLMPVSLMKTKSYESDTGLNRVTVEVQV; this comes from the coding sequence ATGACCGAATCACAAATCTATCCGTTGTTGGCCACGTTGTGTAAAGGGAATGTTTTTCCTTATGTAGCGCCGCAGAAAACGCTCGCACCGTGGATCGTGTTTAGTCTCCCGACGGAAACGGGTGATGACGTGTTGAACGGACAGTCTGGCTATACCTCGACGTCGCTACAGGTTGATGTCTATGCCAAGACTATCGACGAGGCCAACGAAATTCATCGTCAAGTCGCGTTGGCCATAAACCCCTTGATGCCTGTTTCGCTGATGAAAACAAAGAGCTATGAATCGGACACTGGCCTTAATCGGGTCACTGTCGAAGTGCAGGTTTAA
- a CDS encoding phage tail tube protein codes for MASKYEKTQGTKVSISSAVATEANPTGATWLDAECATKEISFTGGQKADIDVTTLCSTEQENTNGLPAQAEITISRNWSGDEDAQEALQAAYDNDELRAIRVIFPSGNGYAYLAEVRQNSWSASTSGIVTASYTLRIKGKPVRIRPATL; via the coding sequence ATGGCCAGTAAGTACGAAAAAACGCAAGGCACCAAGGTGAGCATTTCGAGTGCCGTTGCCACCGAGGCAAACCCGACCGGCGCAACCTGGCTTGATGCCGAATGTGCAACGAAAGAAATCAGCTTTACCGGCGGACAGAAGGCCGACATTGACGTGACCACACTCTGTTCTACCGAACAGGAAAATACCAACGGTCTGCCGGCTCAGGCCGAAATAACTATTTCCCGTAACTGGAGCGGTGACGAAGATGCGCAGGAGGCATTGCAAGCTGCCTACGACAACGACGAACTTCGTGCGATCCGCGTGATTTTCCCGTCCGGCAACGGCTATGCCTATCTTGCCGAGGTTCGTCAGAACTCCTGGTCTGCCTCGACGTCCGGCATTGTTACTGCATCGTACACCTTGCGTATCAAGGGAAAACCGGTGCGCATTCGTCCGGCAACTCTCTAA
- a CDS encoding DUF4035 domain-containing protein codes for MTLALRLGRTLQELKETLTATELKMWMEFDKVNPISDRRGDRQAAQITAAIFNAQGGNVSLEDATLQWGVEPEEADDSNGLEGFLGKLAD; via the coding sequence ATGACGCTTGCGCTCCGATTGGGGCGCACGCTTCAAGAACTGAAAGAAACGCTGACGGCTACGGAGCTTAAGATGTGGATGGAGTTCGATAAGGTCAACCCGATTAGCGACCGGCGCGGAGACAGGCAGGCGGCCCAGATTACGGCGGCAATTTTCAATGCCCAGGGTGGAAACGTGAGTTTGGAAGACGCCACATTGCAGTGGGGTGTTGAGCCTGAAGAAGCGGACGATAGCAATGGGCTGGAAGGATTCCTCGGGAAATTGGCCGACTAA
- a CDS encoding phage tail tape measure protein yields MSKGYSNWMESVSNISGTVSQGIENTMSSALDNTAAMLTGSKADWKSWGLSALQMIAKVGLQMAIVGSMGGGKSSGLFGSLVNGVAGYLGGSTSTAAAAGGSTGFSTGAYSNLAFNAKGGVYDSPSLSDFSNGVYDKPQMFAFAKGAGIFGEAGPEAIMPLTRSADGSLGVRAIGGGDSGAKSAGSTTIHVEVPVTLVQGGYRWGLVIGSFRHRRTAFRYRPKGSV; encoded by the coding sequence ATCAGCAAAGGTTATAGCAACTGGATGGAAAGCGTCAGCAATATCAGCGGCACGGTATCTCAGGGAATTGAGAACACCATGTCAAGCGCACTGGACAACACGGCGGCCATGCTGACCGGCAGTAAAGCCGACTGGAAAAGCTGGGGGCTATCGGCGCTGCAAATGATAGCCAAAGTCGGCCTGCAAATGGCGATTGTTGGTTCAATGGGCGGCGGTAAATCCTCCGGCCTGTTCGGTTCATTGGTCAATGGGGTGGCCGGATATCTTGGTGGGTCAACGAGTACCGCCGCCGCTGCAGGAGGCTCGACGGGATTCAGTACCGGTGCTTACAGCAACCTGGCATTTAATGCCAAGGGCGGCGTCTATGACTCGCCGTCCTTGAGTGATTTTAGTAACGGCGTGTACGACAAGCCCCAGATGTTCGCGTTTGCAAAAGGTGCAGGGATATTTGGCGAGGCGGGGCCGGAGGCCATTATGCCGCTGACGCGTTCTGCCGATGGTTCCCTTGGCGTCAGGGCGATTGGCGGCGGTGACAGCGGGGCTAAAAGTGCAGGTTCTACCACAATACACGTGGAGGTCCCCGTTACCTTGGTTCAGGGGGGATACCGGTGGGGCCTCGTCATCGGATCCTTCAGGCATCGCCGCACAGCTTTCAGGTATCGTCCAAAGGGAAGTGTCTGA
- a CDS encoding phage tail protein — translation MATDTFTWCVQVNASEEIKVSSLQAQFGDGYKQVAENGINSAAQTWTLSCNGKLDDMRPVRAFLKSHVTASFWWVNPWGREISTG, via the coding sequence ATGGCTACCGACACTTTCACATGGTGCGTTCAGGTCAATGCGTCCGAGGAAATCAAGGTTTCCAGCCTGCAGGCGCAGTTCGGCGACGGATATAAACAGGTAGCCGAGAACGGCATTAATTCGGCGGCCCAAACGTGGACCCTGTCATGCAACGGCAAACTTGACGACATGAGGCCGGTGCGTGCCTTTTTAAAAAGTCACGTCACGGCGTCTTTCTGGTGGGTTAATCCGTGGGGGAGAGAAATCTCTACAGGGTGA
- a CDS encoding phage minor tail protein L — MNFTQDVQALEPGQLITLIEIDGAEFGLDSVLRFHAHNISLSGWKSFAADNLPSIIWQGHEYDPHPYELTGLELSSTGSQPTPTLSVGNVGNNVTALCLQYDDMVKAKVKIHTTLARYLDAANWTAGNPNASPTEERVQLFYINSKKAETRVQVDFELCSPFDVQSLQLPTRQITPVCTWCMRGWYRTGTGCDYNGNAYFMKDGTPTDNPALDVCGGRLTDCKKRFGDTSPLPFGGFPAANLQGK; from the coding sequence ATGAACTTTACGCAGGACGTGCAGGCGCTCGAGCCTGGTCAACTTATTACGCTGATTGAAATCGACGGGGCAGAGTTCGGGCTTGATAGTGTATTGAGATTTCATGCACACAATATTTCTCTTTCCGGCTGGAAATCCTTTGCCGCCGACAACCTGCCTTCCATTATCTGGCAGGGCCATGAATACGATCCGCACCCCTACGAACTAACAGGCCTTGAGCTGTCGAGTACCGGCTCGCAGCCAACGCCGACGCTTTCCGTGGGCAACGTCGGAAACAACGTCACCGCGCTGTGCCTGCAGTATGACGATATGGTCAAGGCCAAGGTCAAAATCCATACCACGCTTGCCAGGTATCTCGATGCCGCGAACTGGACTGCAGGTAACCCCAACGCCAGCCCGACGGAGGAGCGCGTTCAGCTTTTTTATATCAATTCCAAAAAGGCCGAAACCCGCGTGCAGGTCGATTTCGAACTGTGCTCGCCTTTTGACGTACAGAGCCTTCAACTGCCGACGCGGCAAATCACCCCCGTTTGCACCTGGTGTATGCGCGGATGGTATCGCACAGGGACGGGCTGCGATTACAACGGGAATGCCTACTTTATGAAAGACGGCACGCCGACCGACAATCCGGCGCTCGATGTCTGCGGCGGTCGGCTTACGGACTGTAAAAAACGTTTTGGCGACACCAGCCCGTTACCCTTCGGCGGCTTCCCGGCTGCAAACCTACAGGGGAAATAA
- a CDS encoding C40 family peptidase codes for MREKLMNEIRAHVAEQYPSEACGLVVQTGTSQIFFRCRNVADNPGDNFTVSPDDYLAASSRGEIIMVVHSHPDVVQLIPSELDRIQCDHSGIEWGIMSWPDGDFCTLSPRGDRELAGRRWVLGHADCWSLIMDYYRIEHDITVKNYSVEREWWVDGDENLYDDNWQAEGFVEVDPASMQVGDMVMMQVQSSVTNHAAIYLGDNIILHHLAGNLSSRVPYGKYYRDRTVRVVRRKELMNDQDHDA; via the coding sequence ATGCGTGAAAAGCTGATGAACGAGATCCGGGCGCATGTAGCCGAGCAATATCCCAGCGAAGCCTGCGGCCTCGTTGTCCAGACCGGCACGTCACAAATCTTTTTCAGGTGCCGCAACGTGGCCGATAACCCAGGTGACAACTTCACCGTGTCGCCCGACGACTACCTCGCCGCCTCTTCGCGGGGTGAGATTATTATGGTTGTCCATTCACACCCCGACGTGGTGCAGCTTATCCCGTCGGAGTTGGACCGTATCCAGTGCGATCACTCGGGCATCGAGTGGGGGATTATGTCGTGGCCGGACGGCGATTTCTGCACGCTGTCCCCTCGCGGAGATCGGGAGCTGGCCGGTCGCCGCTGGGTACTCGGTCATGCCGACTGCTGGTCGCTCATCATGGACTATTACCGAATAGAGCACGACATCACGGTAAAAAATTATTCGGTCGAACGGGAGTGGTGGGTGGACGGTGACGAAAACCTGTATGACGACAACTGGCAGGCCGAGGGTTTTGTCGAAGTGGATCCGGCATCCATGCAGGTGGGGGATATGGTGATGATGCAGGTTCAGTCCTCGGTGACCAACCACGCCGCCATTTATCTGGGTGACAACATCATCCTTCATCATCTGGCCGGCAATCTTTCCTCACGCGTGCCTTACGGCAAATATTATCGGGACCGCACGGTGCGTGTCGTGCGCAGAAAGGAGCTGATGAATGATCAAGACCATGACGCTTGA
- a CDS encoding tail assembly protein yields MKFAFYSGNNNISVEEFEMTGAAEHFRMVPIIEGAKRGGTLQIVIGAVALVAAFFTAGASFAAFAAASGISATAVTATTTALVGIGLSMTLGGVVQLLTPQAKYDVGASSSADNKANYAFGSAVNTVAMGYPVPLLYGQREIGGAIISAGIFSSDQQ; encoded by the coding sequence GTGAAATTCGCCTTTTACAGCGGCAACAACAATATTTCCGTGGAAGAGTTCGAGATGACCGGCGCAGCCGAGCATTTTCGTATGGTCCCCATCATCGAGGGGGCAAAACGGGGCGGGACGCTGCAAATCGTGATCGGGGCCGTTGCCCTGGTTGCGGCTTTCTTTACCGCTGGCGCATCGTTTGCAGCATTTGCGGCGGCCAGCGGTATCAGTGCCACCGCCGTCACCGCGACCACCACTGCGCTGGTGGGAATTGGTCTGAGCATGACGCTGGGCGGCGTGGTGCAGTTGCTCACCCCGCAGGCCAAATATGATGTCGGTGCCTCGTCCAGCGCCGACAACAAGGCAAACTATGCCTTCGGCTCGGCGGTCAATACCGTGGCAATGGGGTATCCCGTACCGCTGCTTTACGGCCAGCGGGAAATCGGCGGGGCCATCATCAGCGCCGGCATCTTTTCCAGCGACCAGCAGTAA